One genomic region from Equus asinus isolate D_3611 breed Donkey chromosome 8, EquAss-T2T_v2, whole genome shotgun sequence encodes:
- the FAM50B gene encoding protein FAM50B: protein MAQYKGTMREAGRAMHLIKKREKQKEQMAVLKQRIAEETIMKSKVDKKFSAHYDAVEAELKSSTVGLVTLNDMKAKQEALMREREMQLAKREQLEAQRLRLDALREQERRQERKRKISSLSFSPDEGDEGAEGAAAGERPKSAEMSRRKKHLGKNPDVDTSFLPDREREEEENRLREELRREWEAKRERVKREEMEVTFSYWDGSGHRRTVWIHKGGTVQQFLKKALQGLRKDFRELRAAGVEQLMYIKEDLILPHYHTFYDFLVTKARGKSGPLFNFDVHDDVRLLSDATMEKDESHAGKVVLRSWYEKNKHIFPASRWEPYDPEKKWDKYTIR, encoded by the coding sequence ATGGCTCAGTACAAGGGCACCATGCGCGAGGCCGGCCGGGCCATGCACCTGATCAAGAAGCGCGAAAAGCAGAAGGAGCAGATGGCGGTGCTGAAGCAGCGGATCGCCGAGGAGACCATCATGAAGTCGAAGGTGGACAAGAAATTCTCTGCCCATTACGACGCCGTGGAGGCCGAGCTGAAGTCGAGCACGGTGGGTCTGGTGACCCTGAATGACATGAAGGCCAAGCAGGAGGCCCTGATGAGGGAGCGGGAGATGCAGCTGGCCAAGAGGGAGCAGCTGGAGGCGCAGCGGCTGCGGCTGGATGCGCTGCGCGAGCAGGAGCGCAGGCAGGAGCGCAAGCGCAAGATCTCCAGCCTGTCCTTCTCGCCGGACGAGGGCGACGAGGGCGCCGAGGGCGCGGCGGCTGGGGAGCGGCCCAAGTCGGCGGAGATGAGCAGGAGGAAGAAGCACCTGGGGAAGAACCCCGACGTGGACACGAGCTTCCTGCCCGACCGCGAGCGCGAGGAGGAAGAGAACCGGCTGCGGGAGGAGCTGCGGCGCGAGTGGGAGGCCAAGCGCGAGAGGGTGAAGCGCGAGGAGATGGAGGTGACCTTCAGCTACTGGGACGGCTCGGGGCACCGGCGCACGGTGTGGATCCACAAGGGCGGCACGGTGCAGCAGTTTTTGAAGAAGGCCCTGCAGGGTCTGCGCAAGGACTTCCGCGAGCTGCGCGCGGCCGGCGTGGAGCAGCTCATGTACATCAAAGAGGACCTGATCCTGCCCCACTACCACACCTTCTACGACTTCCTCGTCACCAAGGCCCGGGGCAAGAGCGGGCCGCTCTTCAACTTCGACGTGCACGACGACGTGCGGCTGCTGAGCGACGCCACCATGGAGAAGGACGAGTCGCACGCCGGCAAGGTGGTGCTGCGGAGCTGGTACGAGAAGAACAAGCACATCTTCCCCGCCAGCCGCTGGGAGCCCTACGACCCCGAGAAGAAGTGGGACAAGTACACGATCCGGTGA